In the genome of Candidatus Phytoplasma solani, the window TTGCAATGGTTTATTAATCATGTTCGCTTTATACAATGGAGCTAGTATTATTAATAAAATTTTGATGATTTATAATTTTTCGACGGATTTAATGGTTTATTTAATTGTAATTTTAGTTATAATTAAGATTTTTGATTTTATTCCTTATCATTTAGAAAAAGCTATAATTCAATCATCCAAATTTATTATCATTAATTTTACTCCTGCAGCTTTAGTGTGTTTTGGTATTTCTATTAAATTTGAACAATTGCAAAGTTGTATCACAGATGTTACAATTCTAATTATGGTATTAATTTCTTTGTTAAGTGTTGTTTTTGTTGTTTTTCTATTAGCCAAAAGTTTTGGTTTTTATCCTTTGGAAGCATCGTTAACAGCGGGTCTTTGTTCTCATAGCGTTGGTAGCATGGGGAATATCGGTATTATGTCAATCAGTCATAGAATGAATTTACTTCCTTTAGCCAATATAGCAACTAGAATCGTAGGACCTATTGTATTTGTTATGATGAATATTTTTTTTAAATTTATTATATCACTTAACCCTTAATCTTTTTTAATTTTTTATTATGATTTTTCTATCAAAAGTTTCTAATAAAAATCAACATCTTTTCTTTTTACAACAAATTAAAAGCAAAAAAAATGATAAAATAATGTTTGATGATTTATTTTAATTTTCACAAATAATACTTTTTTCTTATGATGGGAATATCAATTTTTTTACTGGTTGTTATCAAAAAAAAGAAATGAGATTACCCAAAAACAAAAAAATTAATAAAAAAACAATAAAAATAAAAAAGGAGCGAAAAAGTTCATGAAATCTTTTGCAATTAGAAAAATGTGGCTTGATTTTTTTGCTGGCAAAGATCATCATATAGAGAAATCATTTTCTTTAATTCCCCATCAAGATCCTACTTTATTATGGGTTAACGCTGGAATTACTCCTTTGAAAAAATATTTTGACGGAAGAGAAGTGCCACTTTGCAAAAGGATTGTGAATGTGCAAAAATGTATTCGTACCAATGATATTAAAAATGTAGGGGAAACTTCACGTCATCATACATTTTTTGAAATGTTAGGAAATTTTTCAATTGGCGATTATTTTAAAAAAGAAGCCATTAATTATGCTTATGAATTATTAATTTCCTCTAAATGGTTTTCCTTACCTTTAGACAAACTATACATCACTTATTATCCCAAAGATAAAGATACATATCAATATTGGTTGGACTTAGGAATACCAAAAGATAGACTTATTCCTTTAAAAAGTAATTTTTGGCAAATTGGTCCTGGTCCTTCAGGTCCTTGTACGGAAATTTTTTTCGATAAAGGGGACAAATATGATACTCGTTACAAAGAATTAATTATTGAAGATTTAGAAAATAATCGTTTTATCGAAATTTGGAATATTGTTTTTTCTCAATATAATTGTGATCCCAAAATAACTGTTGAAAGATATCAAGAACTTCCAAGTAAAAATATTGATACAGGAGCAGGTTTAGAACGTTTAGCCGCTGTCATGCAAAAAACTAAAAATAATTTTGAAACTGATCTTTTTTTTCCTTTAATTAAAACAATAGGAAAACTATCTCGAATTTCTTATCAAGGTCAAAAAAGTTTTAAAATAATTGCAGATCATTTAAAAACGCTTGTTTTTGCTATTAATGACGGAGCCATTTTAACCAACGAAAAAAGAGGCTATGTTTTAAAAAAACTTTTAAGAAGATCAGTTAACCAGGGAAAAAAAATTAATTTAAATCAACCCTTTTTGTATCAATTAGTTCCTCAAACGGTTGATATGATGAAAGATTTTTATCCTGAATTAACTAAAAATCAAAATTATATCGCAGATGTTATATTAAAACAAGAGCATATTTTTTTAGAAACTTTAAAAACTGCAGAAGCTAAATTTTTTCATTATGTCAACAAAAAAGCTTTGTCAGGTGCAAATTTTTTTAAATTATATGATACTTATGGCATTCCCGAAGATTTAATTCTAGATTATGCCAAAAATAATAATATTGCAACTGATTATAACCAATTTAAAGTCTTACTTAAAGAACACCAAAATAAATCTAAACAAAAACAATTATTTGTAACAAAGATGAATCAACAAGAAGAAAAATTCTTAAATTTTCATGAAAAAAGCGAATTTGTAGGTTATAATAATTTTGCTATTCAAACCAAAGTCATTAAAGTTTTTGACAAAGGAATAGTTTTGTCAAAAACTCCCTTTTATGCGCCTATGGGAGGCCAAATAGCTGATGAAGGAACAATTGAAGAAAAAAAAGTAACAAATATTATTAAATTACCAAATGGACAACATTTGCATCAAGTTGCAGAATCTTTTTACGAAGGGCAAGAAGTTTTTGCTAAAATTAATCAAAAGAAAAGAGAGCAAATTTCTTACCACCACACAGTAACGCATCTTTTGGAAAAAGTCTTACGTATCAAATTAGGTAATCACTTAGAACAACAAGGTTCATTAGTTGGTTTTAACTCTTTACGTTATGATTTTAATCATTTTGAAAAAATAACACCTGAAATATTAATTCAAATCGAAAAAGAAGTTAATTATTTAATTGAAAAAAATTTATCTGTTAAAATCAAAAATATCCCCATAGAAGAAGCAAAAATTAATTATAATGTTCTTTTGAAAAAAAATCCTAAAGCTAAATATAAAGAACAAGTAAGAGTGGTAAGCATAGGAAATGATTTTATAGTTAATTTATGTGGCGGAACTCACGCTTTACAAACTAAAAATTTAGAACGTTTTGCCATCTTATCTTGTGAAACTATCAGTTCGGGGATTTATCGCATTGAAGCAGTTTGTGGTTCGAATTTAAAAAAAGTTTTAGCTAATAAATTAAAAACTTATCAGACAACAGAAAAACTTTTGATACAAAAAACACAAATAAAAAAACTTGTTTTTCAATTGCCTCCCACCCCTAAAATAAAACAAAGTTATCAAGATATTATCAATTATCAGAAATATCTTAAAGAGTTGCAAAAACAAATAGTTCTTTGTGAAAAAAATTCCTTAAAATATCATCAAAAAGAAATGATCCAAGAAAAAAATAAATTTTTACCTAACACTATCACTAAAGAAATGTTAATCATTGTTGAAGGAGATAAAAACGTTGAAGTTTTAAAGTATTTTATGAACAATATTTTTGATACTTTTAAACTAGAAGTTTTATTTATTTGTCAATTAAGTCTTCCGAAAGTTATTTTCTTGTGTAAAAGTAAAACTTGGCATGCAGGAAAATTAGTGAAAGAGATTTCTTTATTAGCTTTAGGGCAAGGTGGCGGAAATGCTTTTTTAGGACAAGGTGGCACCAAAACCACTCAAAACATGGATCAAACAATCAAAATCTTAAAAGAAAAATTTAAAATTACTTAAAACAAGTAATTTGGAGGAAGGAGTTTTTTATTGTTATTAATATAAATTATTGTAATTCTTACTTAGGATTTGATTTAGGTGAAAAAACTCTAGGAATTGCGTTATCTGAAACAGGAATTATTGCTCAAAAATTAAAAACCATTATTTTTCCTATTCACCAATATCAACAATTAATTAAACCTTTAAAAGAAATTATCGCTTGTTATGAAACTAAAACAATTGTTTTGGGATATCCCAAACACATGAATAATGTTGTAGGAATTAAAGCTAAAATCAGTATTGAATTTAAAAAATTACTTGAAAACAAATTTCCTCAAATTGAAATTATTTTGTGGGATGAACGTTTAACCACTGTCCAATCACTCAAAATTTTAAGACAAAACAACAAAACAAAAGTTCAAATAAAAGAAATGAAAGATGCAATTGCGGCTACTATTATTTTACAAAATTATCTAGATTTTAAAGAGATTGGTAATGTTTAATAAAGAAAGATATTTAAACAAATTAAAGAAATACGCTCAAGATAATCACATCCCCATAATTCAAAACAATAGTTTATCTTTTTTACTCCAAATTATTAATCAAAATAAAATACAAAAGATTTTAGAAATTGGAACCGCCATTGGCTATAGTGCTTTAGCCATGAGTTTTACAGACACTCAAATAGATACTTTAGAAAGAGATTATCTCAATTATCATTTAGCTAAAAATTTTCTTAAATGTACACCTTTTAAAATCAATGTTATTTGGACAGAAGCTTTAATTTATCCAATGAATCACTTAAAAAAATACGATTTGATTTTAATTGATGCCGCTAAAGCCCAATATAAAAAAATATTTTTAAAATATTGCTCCTTACTTAGTCCTGAAGGGTTAATTATTTGTGATAATATACATTTAAATTGTTTTCAAAATAAGCAAGAAGCCAGTAAGCCAAAAGGAATTTTCAAAAGAATGCACGATTTTATAATATTTTTGCAAAATAATCCAGATTTTAAAACTATTTTTAAGAATATTGGCGATGGTTTGAGTATTTCTTATAAAATAACAGATAATACAAAGCAATCATGATTGCTTGTTTAAGATAAATTAAAAAGAAGGTTTTTTATGAACAACACAATTTATGAACTAACCCAATCAGGAATATCAAAATTAAAAAAAGAATTACTTTTTTTGAAAGAAGTTAAAAGAAAAGAAAACTTAGAAGCTTTAAAAGAAGCGCGTGAGCAAGGAGATTTATCAGAAAATGCTGATTATGATGCTGCACGTAATGAACAGGCTTTAATAGAATATCGTATTACAGAAATCCAAAATATTTTAAAAAATGTTCGCGTTGTCAAAGTTTCTCAAGATAAAGAAATAAGCATTGGCAAAAAAGTATCTTTAGAAATGATCCATTTTGGGACAAAAGAAGAAATTGAATTGGTAAGTACCTTAGAATCAGATCCATTCAGTAATAAAATTTCGGTTGAATCTCCTTTAGGAAAAAAAATCAAAGGTCGTGAAATAGGAGATGTTGTTTTTGTAACTAGTGAGACTGGAAAAACCTTCAAGGTTAAAATTTTAAATGTTGAATAAAAAAAAATATATACCTCAATACTATTATCCTTCTGTTTACAAAATACCTTTTGATTTTTTTAAAAAAAAAGGTATTAAAGCTTTATTTTTTGATTTAGATAATACTTTAGTTGAATGTAAAAAAAATAAATTAGATGAAAATATTAAAAATCTTTTAACTCAAATATCACATTCTTTTAAAATAATTATCCTTTCAAATGCTTCTTACAAACGATTGCA includes:
- the greA gene encoding transcription elongation factor GreA, giving the protein MNNTIYELTQSGISKLKKELLFLKEVKRKENLEALKEAREQGDLSENADYDAARNEQALIEYRITEIQNILKNVRVVKVSQDKEISIGKKVSLEMIHFGTKEEIELVSTLESDPFSNKISVESPLGKKIKGREIGDVVFVTSETGKTFKVKILNVE
- the alaS gene encoding alanine--tRNA ligase; amino-acid sequence: MKSFAIRKMWLDFFAGKDHHIEKSFSLIPHQDPTLLWVNAGITPLKKYFDGREVPLCKRIVNVQKCIRTNDIKNVGETSRHHTFFEMLGNFSIGDYFKKEAINYAYELLISSKWFSLPLDKLYITYYPKDKDTYQYWLDLGIPKDRLIPLKSNFWQIGPGPSGPCTEIFFDKGDKYDTRYKELIIEDLENNRFIEIWNIVFSQYNCDPKITVERYQELPSKNIDTGAGLERLAAVMQKTKNNFETDLFFPLIKTIGKLSRISYQGQKSFKIIADHLKTLVFAINDGAILTNEKRGYVLKKLLRRSVNQGKKINLNQPFLYQLVPQTVDMMKDFYPELTKNQNYIADVILKQEHIFLETLKTAEAKFFHYVNKKALSGANFFKLYDTYGIPEDLILDYAKNNNIATDYNQFKVLLKEHQNKSKQKQLFVTKMNQQEEKFLNFHEKSEFVGYNNFAIQTKVIKVFDKGIVLSKTPFYAPMGGQIADEGTIEEKKVTNIIKLPNGQHLHQVAESFYEGQEVFAKINQKKREQISYHHTVTHLLEKVLRIKLGNHLEQQGSLVGFNSLRYDFNHFEKITPEILIQIEKEVNYLIEKNLSVKIKNIPIEEAKINYNVLLKKNPKAKYKEQVRVVSIGNDFIVNLCGGTHALQTKNLERFAILSCETISSGIYRIEAVCGSNLKKVLANKLKTYQTTEKLLIQKTQIKKLVFQLPPTPKIKQSYQDIINYQKYLKELQKQIVLCEKNSLKYHQKEMIQEKNKFLPNTITKEMLIIVEGDKNVEVLKYFMNNIFDTFKLEVLFICQLSLPKVIFLCKSKTWHAGKLVKEISLLALGQGGGNAFLGQGGTKTTQNMDQTIKILKEKFKIT
- the ruvX gene encoding Holliday junction resolvase RuvX, with amino-acid sequence MNINYCNSYLGFDLGEKTLGIALSETGIIAQKLKTIIFPIHQYQQLIKPLKEIIACYETKTIVLGYPKHMNNVVGIKAKISIEFKKLLENKFPQIEIILWDERLTTVQSLKILRQNNKTKVQIKEMKDAIAATIILQNYLDFKEIGNV
- a CDS encoding O-methyltransferase; translation: MFNKERYLNKLKKYAQDNHIPIIQNNSLSFLLQIINQNKIQKILEIGTAIGYSALAMSFTDTQIDTLERDYLNYHLAKNFLKCTPFKINVIWTEALIYPMNHLKKYDLILIDAAKAQYKKIFLKYCSLLSPEGLIICDNIHLNCFQNKQEASKPKGIFKRMHDFIIFLQNNPDFKTIFKNIGDGLSISYKITDNTKQS